AGGTTGGAGGCCGAGCCGACGGCCAGGAACAGCCGCCGGCCGTCCCGGGTGACCGCCAGGTCGCGCGTCCAGTGCCGCTTGGTCGGTATGTTGTCGATCACCACCTCGGCCGGCCCCGAGGCCCTGGCGTCCCCGCTGCGATACGGATAGCGGACCACCTGGTTGGCCGCTGCCACATAGACGTACTGGGGATCGGCCGGCGGCACGAAGGCAATGCCGTAGGGACGCTCCAGGGATTCGGCGAAGACCTGCGGTTGCGCCGCCGGCACGCCGCCCGGGCCGGCGGGAAACAGCAGCACACGTCCGGCGCCGCTTTCCGCCAGGAAGAGGTCGCCATTGGGCGCGATGCGCATCGTGCGCGGCTGCTTGAAGCCGGTGGCGAGCACCTGCACGGCGAACCCCTCGGGCACCCGCGGCAGCGCGCCCGCCGGCGCCGGGACCACCTTCACGGTGCTGGCGACCGACTTCTCGGCCTCGGCGGCCGTCACCGGCGGCGGCGGCGGCAGGTCGGACGCGCGGATGAGGCGCCGCACGCCGGGGGCATCGGACCGCCAGTCGGCAAACGCGGCCCGGCCGGTCAGCAGGTTGGCCGATGGGGCGGCGGGACCCGCAGCCGGGGCCGGGCCGGCGGGTGCGGCCCCTGCAGATGGGTTGCCGGGTGGCGTGCCGGCACAGCCGGCGAGGGCGGTAGCACCGATGGCGGCCCCACCGAGCACGAAGCTCCTGCGTTCCATGGCGATGACCTCTTCTTCCTTGTCGACGGGACGGGGATGCAGCGGGGGACCGATGCTGCGGCACTGCCAGCGGGGCCGCTGCGCATGGGTGCAACATCTGTAGCGCGCCGTGCGGGGTCGTTTGCGAGGACCCACATTCGGTAGCAGGCGACAGCCCGATCACGCGTGGACGTTGCAGCAGAGCGGGAACAAGGCCAGGAGACTGGCTCGTTCATTCACCGGACCGCGTCCCACGGAAGCGATGGCGGTGCTAAGGTCATGGCCCGGCGCCGCGGCGCCCACGGATGGAACCGCCATGCCCACTGTCCTTGGCTTGTCCGGCAGCCTGCGGGCCGGCTCCTTCAACACGGCGCTGCTGCGCACCGCAGCCAGGCTGATGCCGGCCGGTTCCACGCTGGAGCTGGCCACCCTGCACGGCATTCCGCTGTACGACGGCGATGCGGAGGCGCGCGACGGCATCCCGCCCGCAGTCCAGGTGCTGAAGGACCGCATCGTCGCCTGCGACGCCCTGTTGCTGGCCACGCCCGAGTACAACAACGGCGTGCCGGGCGTGCTCAAGAACGGCATCGACTGGCTGAGCCGGCCGCCGGCGGATATCGCCCGCATCTTCGGCAACCGTCCCGTCGCGGTGCTGGGCGCATCGCCTGGGGGCTTCGGCACGATCCTGGCCCAGAACGCCTGGCTGCCGGTGCTGCGCACCCTGGGCACGCGGCCCTGGTTCGGGGGCCGGTTGATGGTTTCGCGCGCTGGCCAGGTGTTCGACCCGGCCGGGGAGATGGCGGACGAGAAGATGAAGGCGCAGCTGCAGCAGTTCCTGCAGGGCTTTGTCGAGTTTCTCGGCCGCTAGCCAGCGAGGAGGGTGCGATGCAGTCCGACAAGGCCTCCTTTCCCGGCGCGCACGGCGACCTGCTCGCCGCCCGGCTGGACGCGCCGGATGCACCGGCCCGCGCGCATGCGCTGTTCGCCCACTGCTTCACCTGCAGCAAGGACATCTTCGCCGCCAGCCGCATCGCACAGGCGCTGGTGGAGCATGGCATCGCCGTGCTGCGCTTCGACTTCACCGGCCTGGGCCACAGCGAGGGCGAGTTCGCCAACACCAACTTCTCCTCCAACGTCGCGGACCTGGTTGCGGCGGCCGACTGGCTGCGACGCGAGCACACGGCGCCGGCCCTGCTGATCGGCCACAGCCTGGGCGGTGCGGCCGTGCTGGCCGCGGCCGCCGCGGTGCCGGAGGTGCGGGCGGTCGCTACCATCGGCGCGCCCAGCGATGTCAGCCATGTCTCCGGCCTGTTCCGCGAACAGGTGGCCGAGATCGAGGCCCGCGGCGAGGCGCTGGTGCAACTGGCCGGACGGCCGTTCCGCATCCGGCGCGAGTTCCTCGCCGACGCGGCCGAGCAGAACCTGCGCGAGAAGGTCGGCCAGCTGGGGCGTGCCTTGCTGATCCTGCACTCGCCCGTGGACGAGACCGTGGCGATCGGCAATGCCACCGGCCTCTTCGTCAATGCGCGCCATCCCAAGAGCTTCATCTCGCTCGACGACGCCGACCACCTGCTGCGCCGGCGCCGCGACGCGACCTATGCGGCGAACATGATCGCGGCCTGGAGCGAGCGTTACCTGGCCTGACGCTCACGGAGGCGGCGAATGGACAAGCGGATGTTGCTCGACCTTGGGAATCCATCGTGCAGCACACACCCGAACAACTCGACGCCCTGTGGGTGGCGCTCAAGAGCACCGACGGCGAACTGCGTTCGCGCGTCCTGGCGAGGTACAGCAACCCGAACCTGGGCGGGGCCGCGCCGGCGATCGTGCGCGACGAGCACGATGCCCAGGTCCTGAGCATCCCGACCCCCGATCATCCGGGCCGCCACGTGTATGCCCGCAAGCCGGGGGGTGCCTGGGGCCAGGAACACTAGAGCCGCCTGTTGCGCGCCCGCCAGAGAGGACGGCGCGCCCGATCGGGAAGATCAACTTCGCTCCGGCGCGCGCGGTTCGATCCACAGCGCCGCCACCGCCGCGCCGCCGAGCGCCAGCACGGCGCTGATGGCCATGATCCAGCGGTAGCCGGCGACGAAGGCCTGGCGCACGGCCTCCTGCGCACCGCGCGCGCCCGGCGGCAGTTCGATCGCTGCCAATCGGCTGCGCTGCTGCCAGAGCGCATCGCCCAGCTCCGACGGCAGCGCGGCGGCGGCGCCGCGCAGGCGCGGCTCGAACACCAGCACCATCACCACGCCGAACACCGCGATCGCCAGCACCCCGGCCACGCGCGACAGCGCGTTGTTGACGCCCGAGGCGACGCCGGCGGCATCGGGCGGGACCGAGTTCATCACCGTCGTGGTCAGCGGCGCCACCGCGATCCCCATGCCCAGCCCCAGCACGGCGATGCCCGGCAGGAAGTGCCAGTAGCCGGCCCCGGTGCCCGGCAGCGCCAGCAGGGCGAAACCCACCGCCGCCATCGATGCACCGGCCAGCAGCGGCCCGCGCGCCCCATGCCGATCGACCAGCCCGCCGGCCCAGCGCGACAGCAGGAACATGATCACGGTGAAAGGCAGCAGCGCCGCGCCGGCGGCGGTGGCGGACAGGCCCTGGACCTGGATCAGGTTGAGCGGCAGGAAGAACAGCCCGCCGCCCAGCGCCGCATACAGCAGCAGCGTCAGCAGGTTGGCGCCGGCGAAGTTGGGGTTGCGCAGCAGGTGCAGCGGCAGCATCGGCTCCGCTATCGTGCGCTCGACCCGGAAGAAGGCCGCGAGCGCGCCGAAGCCGATCGCGCCGGCCGCCAGCACGGCGGGTGAGCCCCAGCCGCGGGCCGGTGCCTCGATGAAGAAGAACACGCAACCGGCCAGCCCGAGCGTGCCCAGCGCGGCACCGGCCACGTCGAGCCGGGGCAGGGGGCCGGGCCGGCGGCTTTCCGGCACGCGCCACCACGCGATCGCCAGCACCAGCGCCGCCAGCGGCACATTGATCCCGAAGGCCCAGGACCAGGACAGCCGGTCGATCAGGAAGCCGCCGAGCAGCGGCCCGAGGGCCGAGGTGATGCCGCTGAACGCGGCCCAGGTGCCGAAGGCCGCGCCCCGCTCGCCTTCCGGAAAGGTCGCGCTGATCAGCGCCAGGCTGCCCGGCACCAGCAGCGCCCCGCCCACGCCCTGCAGGGCACGAGCGGCAATCAGCTGGTTCGCGGTCTGCGACAGCGCGCAGGCCACCGACGCCAAGGCGAACACCACCACCCCGGCCATGAACACGCGCCGCCGCCCCAGTCGGTCGCCCAGCGAGCCGCCGACCAGCAGCAGCGCCGCCAGCAGCAGCGCATAGGACTCGATCACCCACTGGGCCTGGTAGACCGAAGCCTGCAGCTCGTGCTGGATCGCCGGCAGCGCGACGTTGACCACCGTTCCGTCGATGAAGGCCAGGCTGGAGCCGAGGATGGAGGCGACCAGCACCCAGCGCTTCTGTGCGGGACCGCAGCCGGGCACCGCGGGGCCGCGCCGGGCCGCCGAGTCGTCGCAGGGAAAGCGGGCCGCCAGCGTCATCGGCACCATGATGCGCGCGGCAGGCCCCGATGGGCTTGGCAAAGGCCGCACGCCGGACCCGGCGCGCCGGTGCTATGGTGTTCCGGCCGGCTGCCGGACAGCCGGGCACCAGGAGCCGCGCCATGTCCTCCAGCGAATCCGC
The sequence above is a segment of the Ramlibacter tataouinensis genome. Coding sequences within it:
- a CDS encoding PQQ-dependent sugar dehydrogenase — translated: MERRSFVLGGAAIGATALAGCAGTPPGNPSAGAAPAGPAPAAGPAAPSANLLTGRAAFADWRSDAPGVRRLIRASDLPPPPPVTAAEAEKSVASTVKVVPAPAGALPRVPEGFAVQVLATGFKQPRTMRIAPNGDLFLAESGAGRVLLFPAGPGGVPAAQPQVFAESLERPYGIAFVPPADPQYVYVAAANQVVRYPYRSGDARASGPAEVVIDNIPTKRHWTRDLAVTRDGRRLFLAVGSASNLGVADMPDLSPQDIRRHEQVHGRGAAWGGEMNRAVVRVFDPEGEGIRNYATGLRNCSGLAMQPGTDNLWGVVNERDHLGPQLAPDFMARVQDGGYYGWPWYYVGGTEDPALRGKRPDLRGQMRQPEVLIQPHSSALSVAFYDRDAFPADYRGDAFVALHGSHSAPQRTGYKVIRVRMQGGQPTGEYEDFMTGFLLDNDRTWGRPAGVAVTPGGALLVSDDANGTIFRVARR
- a CDS encoding alpha/beta hydrolase family protein — protein: MQSDKASFPGAHGDLLAARLDAPDAPARAHALFAHCFTCSKDIFAASRIAQALVEHGIAVLRFDFTGLGHSEGEFANTNFSSNVADLVAAADWLRREHTAPALLIGHSLGGAAVLAAAAAVPEVRAVATIGAPSDVSHVSGLFREQVAEIEARGEALVQLAGRPFRIRREFLADAAEQNLREKVGQLGRALLILHSPVDETVAIGNATGLFVNARHPKSFISLDDADHLLRRRRDATYAANMIAAWSERYLA
- a CDS encoding NADPH-dependent FMN reductase, with protein sequence MPTVLGLSGSLRAGSFNTALLRTAARLMPAGSTLELATLHGIPLYDGDAEARDGIPPAVQVLKDRIVACDALLLATPEYNNGVPGVLKNGIDWLSRPPADIARIFGNRPVAVLGASPGGFGTILAQNAWLPVLRTLGTRPWFGGRLMVSRAGQVFDPAGEMADEKMKAQLQQFLQGFVEFLGR
- a CDS encoding MFS transporter — protein: MTLAARFPCDDSAARRGPAVPGCGPAQKRWVLVASILGSSLAFIDGTVVNVALPAIQHELQASVYQAQWVIESYALLLAALLLVGGSLGDRLGRRRVFMAGVVVFALASVACALSQTANQLIAARALQGVGGALLVPGSLALISATFPEGERGAAFGTWAAFSGITSALGPLLGGFLIDRLSWSWAFGINVPLAALVLAIAWWRVPESRRPGPLPRLDVAGAALGTLGLAGCVFFFIEAPARGWGSPAVLAAGAIGFGALAAFFRVERTIAEPMLPLHLLRNPNFAGANLLTLLLYAALGGGLFFLPLNLIQVQGLSATAAGAALLPFTVIMFLLSRWAGGLVDRHGARGPLLAGASMAAVGFALLALPGTGAGYWHFLPGIAVLGLGMGIAVAPLTTTVMNSVPPDAAGVASGVNNALSRVAGVLAIAVFGVVMVLVFEPRLRGAAAALPSELGDALWQQRSRLAAIELPPGARGAQEAVRQAFVAGYRWIMAISAVLALGGAAVAALWIEPRAPERS